Proteins found in one Pseudopipra pipra isolate bDixPip1 chromosome 19, bDixPip1.hap1, whole genome shotgun sequence genomic segment:
- the WFIKKN2 gene encoding WAP, Kazal, immunoglobulin, Kunitz and NTR domain-containing protein 2 — MLLVLFTRWMWILLGKSSVLLLLEVSLKGRALPPVRYSHAGICPNDMNPNLWVDAQSTCKRECDADLECETFEKCCPNVCGTKSCVAARYMDVKGKKGPVGMPKEATCDRFMCIQQGSECDIWDGQPVCKCKDRCEKEPSFTCASDGLTYYNKCYMDAEACIKGITLNVVTCRYHLTWPNTSPIPPETTARPTTAYSETTVVDILPPALVNNPVHQSVYVGETVSFLCDVTGRPKPEITWEKQVDGKDKVIMRPNHVRGNVVVTNIAQLVIYNTQLQDAGIYTCTAQNSGGLLRADFPLSVIKGEPASKEASQNKTHFPTDECLKQPDSEDCGEEQTRWYYDAKKNNCFTFIYGNCNSNLNHFETYESCMLTCMNGPINICNLPALQGHCKAYEPRWAYNSLTKQCQSFIYGGCGGNENNFESREACEEMCPFPKNTHCKACKPRQKLVTSFCKSDFVILGRITELTEDQDSGHALVTVEEILKDEKMGLKFLGKEPLEITLLNMDWSCPCPNMTTVDGQLIIMGDVHNGMAVLQPDSFVGTSSIRRVRKLREVIHKKTCELLKEFLGLH, encoded by the exons ATGTTGTTGGTGCTGTTCACTCGGTGGATGTGGATCTTGCTGGGGAAGAGCAGTGTCCTCTTGCTTCTGGAGGTCTCTCTGAAAGGGAGAGCTCTGCCCCCAGTCCGGTATTCCCACGCTGGGATATGCCCCAATGACATGAACCCCAACCTGTGGGTCGACGCGCAGAGCACTTGCAAGAGGGAGTGCGACGCTGACCTG GAGTGCGAGACCTTCGAGAAGTGCTGCCCCAATGTCTGTGGGACGAAGAGTTGTGTGGCTGCTCGGTACATGGAcgtcaaggggaaaaaagggccGGTGGGAATGCCCAAGGAGGCAACCTGTGACCGTTTCATGTGCATCCAGCAAGGCTCAGAGTGCGACATCTGGGATGGGCAGCCCGTCTGCAAGTGCAAGGACAGGTGTGAGAAGGAGCCGAGCTTCACCTGTGCCTCCGACGGGCTCACCTACTACAACAAGTGCTACATGGATGCAGAAGCTTGCATCAAAGGCATTACACTGAACGTGGTCACCTGCAGGTACCATCTCACCTGGCCAAACACCAGCCCTATCCCACCAGAAACAACAGCTCGCCCAACTACTGCCTACTCTGAGACAACGGTCGTCGACATCCTGCCACCCGCGCTCGTGAACAACCCTGTCCATCAGTCTGTCTACGTGGGAGAGACCGTCAGCTTCCTCTGTGACGTTACAGGGAGACCCAAGCCAGAGATCACGTGGGAGAAGCAGGTTGATGGGAAAGACAAAGTCATCATGAGGCCAAATCACGTCAGAGGGAACGTCGTGGTCACCAACATCGCTCAGCTGGTCATTTACAACACGCAGCTGCAGGACGCAGGAATCTACACCTGCACCGCCCAGAACAGCGGTGGCCTCCTCAGGGCTGACTTCCCTTTGTCAGTCATCAAAGGAGAACCCGCATCCAAAGAGGCTTCCCAAAACAAAACGCATTTCCCAACCGATGAGTGCCTGAAGCAACCGGACAGTGAAGACTGCGGGGAAGAGCAGACCAGGTGGTACTATgatgcaaagaaaaacaactgctTTACTTTCATCTATGGGAACTGTAACAGCAACCTCAACCACTTTGAGACCTATGAGAGCTGCATGTTAACGTGCATGAACGGCCCCATCAACATCTGCAACCTGCCAGCCCTCCAAGGCCACTGCAAGGCCTACGAGCCCAGGTGGGCCTACAACAGCTTGACAAAGCAGTGCCAGTCCTTCATCTACGGTGGGTGTGGAGGCAACGAGAACAACTTCGAGAGCCGGGAGGCCTGCGAGGAGATGTGCCCCTTCCCGAAGAACACGCACTGCAAAGCCTGCAAACCCCGCCAGAAGCTGGTGACGAGCTTCTGCAAAAGCGACTTCGTCATCCTGGGCCGCATCACGGAGCTCACCGAAGACCAAGACTCGGGACACGCCCTGGTGACGGTGGAGGAGATTCTCAAGGATGAAAAAATGGGATTAAAATTCCTGGGGAAGGAACCCCTAGAAATCACGCTCTTGAACATGGACTGGAGCTGCCCGTGTCCCAACATGACCACGGTGGATGGCCAGCTCATCATCATGGGGGATGTCCACAACGgcatggctgtgctgcagccagacagCTTTGTGGGGACCTCCAGCATCCGGCGTGTGCGCAAGCTCCGCGAAGTCATCCACAAGAAAACCTGTGAGCTTTTGAAAGAGTTCCTGGGATTGCATTAA
- the TOB1 gene encoding protein Tob1: MQLEIQVALNFIISYLYNKLPRRRVNIFGEELERLLKKKYEGHWYPEKPYKGSGFRCIHIGEKVDPVIEQASKESGLDIDDVRGNLPQDLSVWIDPFEVSYQIGEKGPVKVLYVDDNENGCELDKEIKNSFNPEAQVFMPISDPASSVSSSPSPPFGHSAAVSPTFMPRSTQPLTFTTATFAATKFGSTKMKNSGRGNKVARTSPTNLGLNVNDLLKQKALSSSMHSLYGLGLGSQQQQQQQQKTSALSPNAKEFIFPNMQGQGSTSSIFPGDSPLNLSPLQYSNAFDMFAAYGGLNEKSFVDGLNFSLNNMQYSNQQFQPVMAN; the protein is encoded by the coding sequence ATGCAGCTTGAAATCCAAGTAGCACtcaattttattatttcctatttGTACAATAAGCTTCCCAGACGACGTGTCAACATCTTTGGTGAAGAGCTTGAAAGACTTCTTAAGAAGAAATATGAAGGGCACTGGTATCCAGAAAAGCCATACAAAGGATCAGGGTTTAGATGTATTCATATAGGGGAGAAAGTGGACCCAGTCATAGAACAAGCATCCAAAGAGAGTGGTTTGGACATTGATGATGTTCGTGGCAACTTGCCTCAGGATCTTAGTGTTTGGATTGACCCGTTTGAGGTTTCATACCAAATCGGTGAAAAGGGACCAGTGAAAGTGCTTTATGTGGATGATAATGAAAATGGATGTGAGTTGGATAAGGAAATCAAGAACAGCTTTAACCCAGAGGCCCAGGTGTTCATGCCAATTAGTGACCCAGCATCTTCAGTGTCTagttctccttctcctccctttggTCACTCAGCTGCTGTGAGCCCAACTTTCATGCCCCGCTCCACTCAGCCTTTAACCTTCACCACTGCCACATTTGCTGCCACCAAGTTTGGCTCGACCAAAATGAAGAATAGCGGCCGTGGCAACAAGGTCGCCCGCACCTCTCCCACCAACCTTGGCTTGAATGTCAATGACCTGTTGAAGCAGAAAGCCCTCTCCTCCTCCATGCACTCTCTCTACGGGCTTGGCCtaggcagccagcagcagcaacagcaacagcagaagaCTTCTGCCCTGTCTCCTAACGCAAAGGAGTTCATTTTCCCCAACATGCAGGGTCAAGGTAGTACCAGTAGCATCTTTCCTGGTGACAGCCCCCTTAACCTCAGTCCTCTCCAGTACAGTAATGCCTTTGATATGTTTGCAGCCTATGGAGGTCTAAATGAGAAGTCTTTTGTGGATGGCTTGAATTTTAGTTTAAACAACATGCAGTATTCTAACCAGCAATTCCAGCCAGTTATGGCTAACTAA